A window of Garciella nitratireducens DSM 15102 contains these coding sequences:
- a CDS encoding Nif3-like dinuclear metal center hexameric protein, which translates to MSVKCQNVMNIIEKLAPKILAEDWDNVGLQVGDPRADIEKILICLDLTEEVLKEAIQEKANMIITHHPFIFKPLKNIRMDLSSGNMIKQLIKKEINLYTAHTNLDIAENGLNDMLAEKLSLKYIETLFPIRQEKLFKIVVFVPKGYEDKIRDAMGKQGAGWIGNYSNCTFQTLGIGTFKPLNGTNPFIGSMGKIEKVEEVRIETIVTQKNIFKTLNAIIKVHPYEEVAYDIYPLENQGKKYGLGRIGEYEQFISYEEFLSILKSTLKIKHLRIAGVRKEFIKKVALCTGSGAEYMNRAAMLGADIFITGDLKYHEAQQAKNLDMTVIDAGHFATESIVMEGLKKYLDKEFIGMKKNIDIIVSKVNRDFIQWE; encoded by the coding sequence GTGTCTGTAAAATGTCAAAACGTTATGAATATTATAGAAAAGTTAGCACCTAAAATTTTAGCAGAGGATTGGGATAATGTAGGATTGCAAGTAGGAGATCCTAGAGCTGATATTGAAAAAATATTAATTTGTTTGGATTTGACCGAAGAAGTCTTAAAAGAAGCAATTCAAGAAAAAGCAAATATGATTATAACTCATCATCCTTTTATTTTTAAGCCTTTAAAGAATATACGTATGGATTTATCTTCAGGGAATATGATCAAGCAATTGATTAAAAAGGAAATTAATTTGTATACAGCGCATACGAATTTAGACATAGCAGAAAATGGTCTTAATGATATGTTAGCTGAGAAATTATCTTTAAAGTATATAGAAACTCTTTTCCCTATTCGACAGGAAAAATTATTTAAAATTGTGGTATTTGTACCTAAAGGATACGAAGATAAAATACGAGATGCTATGGGAAAGCAAGGAGCAGGATGGATTGGAAATTATAGTAATTGTACATTTCAAACATTAGGTATAGGCACTTTTAAACCTTTAAATGGAACAAATCCTTTTATAGGAAGTATGGGGAAAATAGAAAAAGTAGAGGAAGTTAGAATAGAAACTATTGTAACTCAAAAAAATATATTTAAAACTCTAAATGCTATCATAAAAGTTCATCCTTATGAAGAGGTGGCTTATGATATTTATCCATTAGAGAATCAAGGGAAAAAATATGGATTAGGAAGAATTGGAGAATATGAGCAATTTATTTCATATGAAGAATTTTTAAGTATATTGAAGAGTACTTTAAAGATAAAACATCTTAGAATAGCTGGAGTTAGAAAAGAATTTATAAAAAAAGTAGCTTTATGTACAGGAAGTGGAGCAGAATATATGAATAGAGCTGCAATGCTTGGAGCTGATATTTTTATTACTGGAGATTTAAAATATCATGAAGCGCAGCAGGCAAAAAACTTGGATATGACTGTAATAGATGCTGGTCATTTTGCTACCGAGAGTATTGTAATGGAAGGATTAAAAAAATATTTGGACAAAGAATTTATAGGAATGAAGAAAAATATAGATATAATTGTATCAAAAGTAAATAGAGATTTTATTCAATGGGAGTAA
- the dnaG gene encoding DNA primase has protein sequence MLVKYSEELIEEVRSRNDIVDVIAGYITLKKSGTSYKAKCPFHTEKTPSFSVSPDKQIFHCFGCGVGGNVITFIMKIENLNFVDALKLLADRVGMILPEKDQDIDKKKYRKRKIQYNIHIDAARYFYRNLKNSEVALRYLKERKITFETIVKFGLGYATNHWDGLYKYLLSKNYSKEDIAQSGLIIFKQNQSEKYYDRFRGRLIFPVFDLSNRVIAFGGRILDNQMQPKYLNSPETLIFSKGYHLYGLNHAKNNMKNRQIIIVEGYMDVISLYQYGIQNVVASLGTALTKEQARLLSRYAEEVLIAYDGDEAGQKATLRALDILFSAGCKAKVIRIPNQMDPDEYIRKYKQEGFIYLINQALSFIEYKVMLARSKYSIDTIEGKINFTKEVAQILKNIKSEIEIDAYIKKISRETGIDEAAIKSEVYHNKKSKIETSKNIIGNNRNTIQYKKDKSFVKNSVEKKSAIILAEENLIYMISQDFRLFQIFKQNMKWEDFTDDFHRKIAKIIFEKMENKEYVIPAELLDIFKTEEAGEKIASIFSKELNKEFMEKDIMEYINTIQVYTLQNKIDQLNQNLKKMSKKENPEAINKVYIEIVKLKKKLEELKGN, from the coding sequence ATGTTAGTTAAATACTCAGAAGAATTAATTGAAGAAGTACGTTCTCGTAATGATATTGTAGATGTGATTGCTGGGTATATAACCTTAAAGAAAAGTGGTACAAGTTATAAAGCAAAATGTCCTTTTCATACAGAAAAAACTCCTTCATTTAGTGTTTCACCAGATAAGCAGATTTTTCATTGCTTTGGATGTGGGGTAGGTGGAAATGTTATTACTTTTATTATGAAAATAGAAAATCTAAATTTTGTAGATGCTTTGAAGTTATTGGCAGATCGAGTAGGCATGATTTTACCAGAAAAAGATCAAGATATAGATAAAAAGAAATATAGAAAAAGAAAAATTCAATATAATATTCATATAGATGCAGCTAGATACTTTTATAGGAACTTGAAAAATAGTGAAGTAGCACTAAGATATTTAAAAGAAAGAAAAATTACTTTTGAAACTATAGTTAAATTTGGATTAGGGTATGCTACAAATCATTGGGATGGCTTATATAAATATTTATTATCTAAAAATTACTCAAAAGAAGATATTGCACAATCAGGGTTAATTATATTTAAACAAAATCAAAGTGAGAAATATTATGATCGTTTTAGAGGCAGACTTATTTTTCCTGTATTTGATTTAAGTAATAGAGTCATCGCTTTTGGTGGAAGGATTTTAGATAATCAAATGCAACCTAAATATTTAAACTCACCAGAAACTCTCATTTTTTCTAAAGGGTATCATTTATATGGATTAAACCATGCAAAGAATAATATGAAAAATAGACAAATTATTATAGTAGAAGGTTATATGGATGTGATTTCACTATACCAATATGGAATACAAAATGTGGTGGCATCTTTAGGAACAGCGTTAACCAAAGAACAAGCTCGTTTGTTAAGTCGATATGCAGAAGAGGTATTAATAGCATATGATGGAGATGAAGCAGGACAAAAAGCCACCTTACGAGCTTTAGATATTCTATTTTCTGCAGGTTGTAAGGCAAAAGTAATTCGGATTCCAAATCAAATGGATCCAGATGAATATATAAGAAAATACAAACAAGAAGGTTTTATTTATTTAATTAATCAAGCACTATCTTTTATAGAGTATAAGGTAATGCTTGCTAGGAGTAAATATAGCATAGACACCATAGAAGGAAAAATTAATTTTACAAAGGAAGTTGCTCAAATTTTAAAAAATATAAAAAGTGAAATTGAAATAGATGCATATATTAAAAAAATCTCAAGGGAAACAGGGATTGATGAGGCTGCAATAAAATCTGAGGTATATCATAATAAAAAGAGTAAAATAGAAACTTCTAAGAATATAATTGGTAATAATAGGAATACTATTCAGTATAAAAAAGATAAATCTTTTGTAAAAAATAGTGTAGAAAAAAAGAGTGCAATTATTTTGGCGGAAGAGAATCTTATTTATATGATTTCTCAGGATTTTAGATTATTTCAAATTTTTAAACAGAATATGAAATGGGAAGACTTTACAGATGATTTTCATAGAAAAATTGCTAAAATAATTTTTGAAAAAATGGAGAATAAAGAATATGTTATTCCTGCTGAATTATTGGATATATTTAAAACAGAGGAGGCAGGAGAAAAAATTGCTTCTATTTTTTCAAAAGAATTAAATAAGGAGTTTATGGAGAAAGATATTATGGAATATATAAATACAATTCAAGTTTATACATTACAAAATAAAATTGATCAATTAAATCAAAATTTAAAAAAAATGAGTAAAAAAGAGAATCCTGAAGCCATTAATAAAGTTTATATAGAGATTGTAAAACTTAAGAAGAAACTTGAAGAATTAAAAGGAAATTAG
- a CDS encoding tRNA (adenine(22)-N(1))-methyltransferase codes for MNLTPRLQKIVNHVPEKTICGDIGTDHAYIPIYLVQNKICPKVIATDICKGPLEIAQKQIKVSGFQKQIEIRLGNGLKPIEPGEIETVIIAGMGGLLIRDILECSKETTKKIKIFILQPMSAQRELRQYLIKNNFKIIKEDLAREDQRIYEIIIAIHGKQGRERDIYLDIPKFLIEERHPLLIPFIEKKKKEILKIMKQCEGKYTPNAESKLKECRKKIKKIEEVEKCL; via the coding sequence ATGAACTTAACACCAAGATTACAAAAAATTGTAAATCATGTGCCTGAAAAAACAATTTGTGGAGATATTGGTACAGATCATGCTTATATACCTATTTATCTTGTTCAAAATAAAATATGCCCAAAGGTAATTGCTACAGATATTTGTAAAGGACCTTTAGAGATTGCTCAAAAACAAATTAAGGTATCGGGTTTTCAGAAACAAATAGAGATTAGATTAGGAAATGGATTAAAACCTATTGAACCAGGAGAGATAGAAACAGTAATTATTGCAGGAATGGGTGGATTATTAATTCGAGATATTTTAGAGTGCTCAAAAGAAACAACTAAGAAAATTAAAATTTTTATATTACAGCCTATGAGTGCTCAAAGAGAACTGAGGCAATACTTAATAAAAAACAATTTTAAAATTATAAAAGAAGATTTGGCGAGAGAAGATCAGAGAATATACGAAATTATTATTGCGATTCATGGAAAACAAGGGAGAGAAAGAGACATTTATTTAGATATTCCTAAATTCCTTATAGAAGAAAGACACCCTTTATTAATTCCATTTATTGAAAAGAAAAAAAAAGAAATATTAAAAATTATGAAACAATGTGAAGGGAAATATACACCTAATGCAGAAAGTAAGTTAAAAGAGTGTAGAAAAAAGATAAAAAAAATTGAGGAGGTGGAAAAGTGTCTGTAA
- the rpoD gene encoding RNA polymerase sigma factor RpoD — translation MDKDNIQIYKKKVKSLIKKGKKNGSLTYKEIMDTLEDVDLTPQQIEKMYEILEEQGIDVIGGHNKEINEDLNIPDDINEEHEDLDISIPEGVSIDDPVRMYLKEIGKVPLLTAEEEIELAKRMEKGDEEASRKLAEANLRLVVSIAKRYVGRGMLFLDLIQEGNLGLMKAVEKFDYRKGYKFSTYATWWIRQAITRAIADQARTIRIPVHMVETINKLIRVSRQLLQELGREPTPEEIAKEMGISEEKVREIQKIAQEPVSLETPIGEEEDSHLGDFIPDDEAPAPAEAAAFTLLKEQLLNVLDTLTPREEKVLRLRFGLDDGKARTLEEVGKEFNVTRERIRQIEAKALRKLRHPSRSKKLKDYLD, via the coding sequence TTGGATAAAGATAATATACAAATTTATAAGAAAAAAGTGAAAAGTTTAATTAAAAAAGGTAAAAAAAATGGTTCTTTGACATATAAAGAAATTATGGATACGTTAGAAGATGTAGATTTGACTCCACAACAAATAGAAAAAATGTATGAAATTTTAGAAGAACAAGGAATAGATGTCATTGGCGGACATAATAAGGAAATTAATGAAGATTTAAATATACCTGATGATATAAATGAAGAACATGAGGATCTAGATATTTCTATTCCAGAAGGTGTTAGTATTGATGATCCTGTTAGAATGTATTTAAAAGAAATAGGGAAAGTACCATTATTAACTGCTGAAGAAGAAATTGAATTAGCTAAGCGAATGGAAAAAGGGGATGAAGAAGCTAGCAGAAAATTAGCGGAAGCCAATTTGAGATTGGTAGTAAGTATTGCTAAACGCTACGTAGGAAGAGGAATGTTATTTTTAGATCTTATTCAAGAAGGAAATCTAGGGCTAATGAAGGCGGTAGAAAAATTTGACTATAGAAAAGGATATAAATTTAGTACCTATGCAACTTGGTGGATTCGACAAGCTATTACAAGAGCAATTGCTGATCAGGCTAGAACTATTCGAATTCCAGTTCATATGGTAGAAACTATTAATAAATTGATACGAGTTTCAAGACAGTTATTACAAGAGTTAGGAAGAGAACCAACTCCTGAAGAAATTGCTAAAGAAATGGGGATTTCGGAAGAAAAAGTGAGAGAAATACAAAAAATTGCACAAGAACCCGTATCGTTAGAGACTCCTATAGGAGAAGAAGAAGATAGCCATTTAGGAGATTTTATACCAGATGATGAGGCTCCAGCTCCTGCAGAAGCTGCAGCATTCACTCTTCTTAAAGAACAATTATTAAATGTTTTAGATACATTAACTCCTAGAGAAGAAAAAGTTTTAAGATTGCGTTTTGGGTTAGATGACGGAAAAGCAAGAACTCTTGAGGAGGTAGGAAAAGAGTTTAATGTAACAAGAGAAAGAATTCGTCAAATAGAAGCGAAAGCATTAAGAAAATTAAGACATCCTAGTAGAAGTAAAAAATTAAAAGATTATTTAGATTAA
- a CDS encoding zinc ribbon domain-containing protein, whose product MSKILMLWKLQMIEKKIREIDRQKDLQQIKSNLQQLKKKHYDIKKNLEKEIEQYKEWNKKIVKNNNQNENLDYIIHELEAKLYDGIIHNKKVYEKMEKELEECKRDKDKIESDIITIMYEKEKLENKIKKIKIKLLKIQEKYTKQKEKYFSEKRNYEAQKKDFIHKKEVLLKIIPKPLLEKYREIEKNVPEPIVKLENDLCSYCHMKQSIMLLREIKNKDEIYICESCGRILYREIT is encoded by the coding sequence ATGAGCAAAATTTTGATGTTATGGAAATTACAAATGATAGAAAAAAAAATAAGAGAAATTGATAGACAAAAAGATTTACAACAAATAAAAAGCAATTTACAACAACTAAAAAAGAAACATTATGATATTAAAAAAAATCTAGAAAAAGAAATAGAGCAATATAAAGAATGGAATAAAAAAATTGTTAAAAATAATAATCAAAATGAAAATTTAGATTATATAATTCATGAGCTTGAAGCTAAACTTTATGATGGAATCATTCATAACAAAAAAGTATACGAAAAAATGGAAAAAGAATTAGAAGAATGCAAGCGAGACAAAGATAAAATAGAAAGTGATATTATTACTATTATGTATGAAAAAGAAAAATTGGAAAATAAAATAAAAAAAATTAAGATAAAATTACTTAAAATACAAGAGAAATATACAAAACAAAAAGAAAAATATTTTTCTGAAAAAAGAAACTATGAAGCTCAAAAAAAAGATTTTATTCATAAAAAAGAAGTTTTATTAAAAATAATACCAAAACCTCTTTTAGAAAAATATAGAGAAATTGAAAAAAATGTGCCTGAGCCTATAGTAAAATTGGAAAATGATCTTTGTAGTTATTGTCATATGAAGCAATCAATTATGCTTTTAAGAGAAATAAAAAATAAAGATGAGATTTATATTTGTGAAAGTTGTGGTAGAATATTGTATAGGGAGATTACATAG